The following are encoded together in the Manduca sexta isolate Smith_Timp_Sample1 chromosome 22, JHU_Msex_v1.0, whole genome shotgun sequence genome:
- the LOC115445855 gene encoding uncharacterized protein LOC115445855, with protein sequence MLLNFFLWSIFLTHLVYSGNVTSINNDIDKNKTLNVKKIPTEVITNHTQMAMESEGGPILHDVPATALPKTNLMLELMNLDKEMGKIKEKPIQARKGVENPMHVAQNDIIDHNDTKSNNTLKQKFEMALKGHEKAVTVPPSVAINDTVKQEQTKVQNATKIEAHKKPLKVSYQALAKLEEKFDSDMKIPFVKSSPKTKVNDQMPSPNKETNTKIYSMATQHPGMVTPIVITILVVPMFAVLGYMAIKRGQEAWKNRHYKRMDFLLDGMYND encoded by the coding sequence atgttgctgAACTTTTTTTTATGGAGTATTTTCCTTACACATTTAGTATACAGCGGTAATGTGACCTCCATTAACAacgatattgataaaaataaaactttgaatGTGAAAAAAATACCGACAGAGGTAATAACAAATCATACCCAAATGGCAATGGAAAGTGAAGGTGGTCCTATATTGCATGACGTCCCCGCGACAGCTTTGCCTAAAACGAATCTTATGCTCGAACTTATGAATTTAGACAAAGAAATGGGAAAAATCAAGGAAAAACCAATCCAAGCTCGAAAAGGAGTTGAAAATCCAATGCATGTTGCACAAAATGACATTATAGATCATAATGATACTAagtcaaacaatactttgaaacaAAAATTCGAAATGGCACTCAAGGGCCACGAGAAAGCTGTAACAGTTCCGCCATCAGTTGCTATCAATGATACCGTAAAACAAGAGCAGACCAAAGTTCAAAATGCTACCAAAATTGAAGCtcataaaaaacctttaaaagtATCTTATCAAGCCTTAGCTAAGCTGGAAGAAAAGTTTGATAGTGATATGAAAATACCATTTGTAAAATCTTCACCTAAAACTAAAGTGAATGATCAAATGCCTTCAccaaataaagaaacaaatacTAAGATATACTCAATGGCTACCCAACACCCTGGTATGGTGACACCAATAGTTATAACCATACTAGTCGTGCCAATGTTTGCAGTACTTGGTTATATGGCTATAAAACGTGGCCAAGAAGCATGGAAGAACAGACATTATAAGAGGATGGATTTTCTTCTTGATGGAATgtataatgattag